In a genomic window of Tripterygium wilfordii isolate XIE 37 chromosome 8, ASM1340144v1, whole genome shotgun sequence:
- the LOC120003805 gene encoding MADS-box protein SVP-like: protein MTRQKIQIKKIDNITARQVTFSKRRRGLFKKAQELSTLCDAEIALIVFSTTGKLFEYSSTSVKQVIERHDLHLQKYDRLEAPPSLELQLETSKLASLRKEIAEKTRELSQIRGEELQVLSLEELKQLEKVVEGSLNHVVETKDEKFKNEICALTRKGEQLMEENQKLKQQMSNSSTEQRWLLERGQPSESITNTSSSADRPQDYDCSAISLTLGLNFP, encoded by the exons ATGACGAGACAGAAAATCCAGATCAAGAAAATCGACAACATCACGGCAAGGCAAGTCACTTTctcaaagagaagaagagggctTTTCAAGAAAGCTCAAGAGCTCTCAACTCTTTGTGATGCAGAGATTGCTCTCATTGTCTTCTCTACAACAGGAAAGCTCTTTGAGTACTCCAGCACAAG TGTTAAGCAGGTGATTGAAAGACACGATCTGCATTTGCAAAAATATGACAGATTGGAGGCACCACCATCTCTTGAGCTGCAG CTTGAGACTAGCAAGCTGGCCTCATTGAGAAAGGAAATAGCAGAGAAAACACGTGAATTGAG TCAGATCAGAGGAGAAGAGCTCCAAGTGTTGAGCTTGGAAGAATTAAAGCAACTGGAGAAAGTAGTTGAAGGAAGCTTGAACCATGTCGTGGAAACAAAG GACGAGAAATTTAAGAATGAGATTTGTGCTCTCACGAGAAAG GGAGAACAACTAATGGAAGAAAACCAGAAACTGAAACAGCAA ATGTCAAACTCATCAACAGAGCAAAGATGGTTGCTTGAACGAGGTCAGCCATCAGAATCAATCACCAATACTTCCAGCTCAGCAGATCGTCCTCAGGATTATGATTGCTCTGCAATCTCTCTCACATTAGG GCTAAACTTTCCCTGA
- the LOC120003685 gene encoding guanosine nucleotide diphosphate dissociation inhibitor At5g09550: MDEEYDVIVLGTGLKECILSGLLSVDGLKVLHMDRNDYYGGESSSLNLTQLWKRFRGDDKPPENLGTSREYNVDMIPKFMMANGALVRVLIHTDVTKYLNFKAVDGSFVYNKGKVYKVPATDVEALKSPLMGLFEKRRARKFFIYVQDYEDNDPKSHEGLDLNKVTARELISKYGLEDNTIDFIGHALALHIDDDYLDQPAMDFVKRMKLYAESLARFQGGSPYIYPLYGLGELPQAFARLSAVYGGTYMLNKPECKVQFDENGKAIGVTSEGETAKCKKIVCDPSYLPDKVRKVGTVARAICMMSHPIPETNDSHSVQVILPQKQLGRKSDMYLFCCSYAHNVAAKGKYIAFVSTEAETDKPEIELKPGIDLLGPVDEIFFDTYDRYVPTNNHEADNCFISTSYDATTHFETTVADVIAMYSKITGKSLDLSVDLSAASAATEE, translated from the exons ATGGATGAAGAGTATGATGTTATCGTTCTTGGGACTGGGCTCAAGGAATGCATTCTCAGTGGTCTTCTCTCTGTTGATGGCCTCAAA GTATTGCATATGGATCGAAATGACTATTATGGAGGCGAATCAAGTTCTCTGAATCTTACACAG CTTTGGAAGCGCTTCAGAGGAGATGACAAGCCTCCAGAAAACCTTGGCACAAGTAGGGAGTATAATGTTGATATGATACCCAAG TTCATGATGGCGAATGGTGCCTTGGTCCGCGTTCTTATCCACACTGATGTCACCAAGTATCTTAATTTCAAGGCCGTAGATGGTAGTTTTGTGTACAACAAAGGAAAG GTTTACAAAGTTCCAGCAACTGATGTCGAAGCACTGAAATCACCACTTATGGGATTGTTTGAGAAGCGCCGTGCACGAAAGTTCTTCATTTATGTCCAAGATTATGAAGATAATGATCCAAAGTCTCACGAAGGACTGGACTTGAACAAAGTTACAGCAAGAGAGCTTATCTC TAAATATGGGCTGGAAGATAATACAATTGACTTTATTGGTCATGCCCTAGCACTTCATATCGACGACGATTACTTGGATCAGCCAGCTATGGATTTTGTTAAGAGAATGAAG CTCTATGCAGAGTCTTTAGCACGCTTCCAAGGAGGATCGCCATATATCTATCCACTCTATGGACTTGGGGAGCTGCCACAG GCTTTTGCACGTTTAAGTGCAGTATATGGCGGGACATATATGCTCAACAAACCAGaatgtaag gtccaatttgatgaaaaTGGCAAAGCAATTGGCGTGACCTCGGAAGGAGAAACTGCTAAATGCAAGAAAATTGTTTGTGATCCATCATATTTGCCTGACAAG GTTCGGAAGGTTGGAACAGTTGCTCGTGCTATATGTATGATGAGCCATCCTATTCCAGAGACCAATGATTCTCACTCAGTTCAGGTTATTCTACCGCAGAAGCAACTTGGTCGTAAATCCGATAT GTACCTCTTCTGTTGCTCTTATGCTCACAATGTCGCTGCAAAAGGAAAATACATTGCTTTTGTTTCCACTGAAGCAGAGACTGACAAACCTGAGATAGAATTGAAGCCTGGAATTGATCTACTTGGACCGGTAGATGAGATATTTTTCGACACTTATGATAGATATGTGCCCACGAACAACCATGAAGCTGACAATTGTTTCATATCTACT AGTTATGATGCAACTACTCACTTTGAGACCACCGTAGCAGATGTGATAGCAATGTATAGCAAAATCACAGGGAAG